A segment of the Planctomycetota bacterium genome:
ATGGGAACACTTCGTCAGTTTCGAGACGTGGGTCGATGGACGAGTCGTCCTCGATCCCCGGCCGATGTCGCACGTCGAAGCACTGCCGGGGCTGCTGGATCTGACAGCCGTCGCCAATCAGGGTGCCGCGATGGGCCTTGGCCAGGGGAAACGGCCGCTCTTCCTCGTCGTCGGTGTCGTGGCGTGCATTGCGCTCGCGTTCTTCTTCTGGCATTCCGTCCGGACCGACAAGCGGAGCGGCGGGCCGGTTCTTTGGCAGTCGCGGCTGTACCGATTCACGCTGGCGATGCTGCTGGCTGGCGTGGTTGGCAACCTGTACGACCGCCTGCACCACGGCTACGTCCGCGACATGTTCCACATGCTGCCGGGCATGCGGTGGACGGATATCGCCGGCTCACTCCCTGATCGCGAGGTCTTTCCGTGGGTCTTCAACTTGGCGGACGTCTACCTGTGCGTTGGAGTCGGCGTCATTCTGGTTCTCGGGCTCATCACACCCGATCCGGAGCCGGCCGAGGCGAAGGAGTAGGGCGTGACCCGCGACGAGCAGTTCATGGCAATGGCCGTCGAGCGGGCGACGCTCGGCCGAGGTCACGTCGAGCCGAACCCGATGGTCGGCTGCGTGCTCGTCCGCGACGACACGGTCATCGGCATCGGCCACCACGAGCGCTACGGCAGCCCGCACGCCGAGCCGAACGCACTCGCTGACGCCGGCGATGCCCGCAATGCCACGGCCTATGTGACGCTGGAGCCGTGCTGCTACACCGGCCACGGCAAGCAGACGCCGCCCTGTACGCCGCGACTGATCAAGGCGGGCGTGCGACGCGTCGTGATCGGTTGCGTCGATCCGAACCCGCATGTCGCCGGCAACGGCATCCGGCAGTTGCGCGAGGCCGGCATCGAAGTCGTGTCTGGCGTGCTCGAAGCCGAGTGCGACACGTTGATCCGAGCCTTTCGGCTCCGCGTCAAGGAACGTCGGCCGATGGTGGCGCTCAAGTGGGCCGAGAGTCGTGACGGACGAGTCGCCGGTCGGCAGGGCAGGCCGGTGCGGA
Coding sequences within it:
- a CDS encoding signal peptidase II, with protein sequence MANVSVRSSLLVALVVAVVALAGDLVVKAVAWEHFVSFETWVDGRVVLDPRPMSHVEALPGLLDLTAVANQGAAMGLGQGKRPLFLVVGVVACIALAFFFWHSVRTDKRSGGPVLWQSRLYRFTLAMLLAGVVGNLYDRLHHGYVRDMFHMLPGMRWTDIAGSLPDREVFPWVFNLADVYLCVGVGVILVLGLITPDPEPAEAKE